The following proteins come from a genomic window of Hydractinia symbiolongicarpus strain clone_291-10 chromosome 2, HSymV2.1, whole genome shotgun sequence:
- the LOC130627423 gene encoding shematrin-like protein 1, which produces MKTTVAFFVFCIAVLCVNAAPAINTNNKGKENALVNAVNDAIENNQVNDDEQLPNGEIEEKDYPEEEDEDDEEGELDENDPYQARSYRRYGRYGGSYGRYTGGYTGRYIGSRYSGRYSQIGSRYGSYGRLSRYRSYRPSYGSSYGRYTTGRYNRYSRYGSRGRYNRYGSAYRRYTPRYRSYTPRYRSYRRYSSGRYGSKY; this is translated from the exons ATGAAGACAACTGTTGCATTTTTCGTTTTCTGCATTGCTGTTCTGTGTG TTAATGCTGCACCAGCCATCAACACCAACAACAAAG GCAAAGAAAATGCATTGGTGAATGCTGTCAATGACGCTATAGAAAACAACCAAGTTAACGACGACGAACAATTACCCAACGGCGAGATCGAAGAAAAGGATTATCCTGAAGAGGAGGATGAAGATGATGAAGAGGGAGAATTAGATGAAAATGATCCTTATCAAGCCCGCTCTTATCGTAGATACGGACGATATGGTGGAAGTTATGGTAGGTATACTGGCGGATATACTGGTCGGTACATTGGAAGTCGATACAGTGGTCGATATTCCCAAATTGGGTCAAGATATGGTTCTTATGGTCGATTAAGTCGATACCGATCATACCGACCATCTTATGGTTCGTCGTACGGCCGATACACCACTGGACGGTACAATCGCTACAGTCGATATGGAAGCCGTGGTCGTTACAACCGATATGGAAGCGCATATAGGCGATATACTCCTCGATACAGATCATACACTCCTCGATACAGATCATATCGTCGATATAGTTCCGGTCGTTATGGATCCAAATATTAG
- the LOC130627440 gene encoding shematrin-like protein 1: MKTAIAFLLFCIAVVNAAPAINTNTEGKENALVNTVNDAVDSNHANDDEQLPNDELEEEDYPEEEDDEDENGELEENDPYQARSYRRYGRYGGSYGRYTGGYTGRYIGSRYSGRYSRIGSRFGSYGRLSRYRSYRPSYGSSYRRYTTGRYSRYGSTYRRYTPRYRSYTPRYRSYRRYNFGRYGSKY, translated from the exons atgaaGACAGCTATTGCATTTTTGCTTTTCTGCATTGCTGTGG ttaaTGCTGCACCAGCTATCAACACCAATACTGAAG GCAAAGAAAACGCATTGGTTAATACTGTAAATGACGCTGTAGACAGCAACCATGCTAATGACGACGAACAATTACCCAACGACGAGTTGGAAGAAGAGGATTATCCTGAAGAGGAGGATGATGAGGACGAAAACGGTGAATTGGAAGAGAATGATCCTTATCAAGCCCGCTCTTATCGTAGATACGGACGATATGGTGGAAGTTATGGTAGGTATACTGGCGGATATACCGGGCGGTACATTGGAAGTCGATACAGTGGTCGATATTCCCGAATTGGGTCAAGATTTGGTTCTTATGGTCGATTAAGCCGATACAGATCCTACCGACCATCGTATGGTTCATCTTACCGTCGATACACCACTGGACGGTACAGTCGATATGGAAGTACATATAGGCGATACACTCCTCGATACAGATCATATACTCCTAGATACAGATCTTACCGTCGCTATAATTTCGGTCGTTATGGATCAAAGTATTAG